One stretch of Caminicella sporogenes DSM 14501 DNA includes these proteins:
- the fabF gene encoding beta-ketoacyl-ACP synthase II produces MKRRVVVTGLGAVTPIGNTVNEFWNNTKNGLCGIDFIKSFDVENSKVKIAAEVKNFDPHNFFSRKQINRLDRFSQLGIIAAIEAYHDAELDKANFDNERLGVSIGNGVGGIITIVEETAKLLDGGMNMVSPLLIPKSLPNILTGNIAINFNAKGISNTIVTACAAGTNAIGEAFRAIQYGYADIVISGASEACITPLMLAGFTNLNALSLKNNPKRASIPFDKERDGFVMGEGTGILILEELEHALKRNAKIYGEVVGYGFTCDAYHLTAPTPDSESKAKAMELAIKDANINPKDISYINAHGTSTPYNDKLETKAIKMVFKDYAYKIPISSTKSMIGHLLGASGAVEAIACIKSLEDNHIHATIGYKVKDKECDLDYVVNNGRNVNLSYILSNSFGFGGHNASIIFKKWENNNY; encoded by the coding sequence ATGAAAAGAAGAGTTGTAGTTACAGGTCTTGGAGCTGTTACCCCTATAGGAAATACTGTAAATGAATTTTGGAATAATACTAAAAACGGATTATGCGGTATTGATTTTATTAAATCCTTTGATGTAGAAAACTCTAAAGTAAAAATAGCAGCAGAAGTAAAAAATTTTGACCCGCATAATTTTTTTAGTAGAAAACAGATAAATAGATTAGACCGTTTTTCTCAATTAGGAATAATTGCAGCAATTGAAGCTTACCATGATGCAGAATTAGATAAAGCAAATTTTGATAATGAAAGATTGGGAGTATCTATTGGAAATGGAGTAGGCGGCATCATTACAATTGTAGAAGAAACTGCAAAATTATTAGATGGTGGAATGAATATGGTTTCTCCCCTATTGATTCCTAAATCTTTACCAAATATCTTAACAGGAAATATTGCAATAAATTTTAATGCAAAAGGAATATCAAATACAATTGTAACTGCCTGTGCTGCAGGAACTAATGCAATCGGTGAAGCTTTTAGAGCTATTCAATACGGTTATGCAGATATTGTTATTTCTGGAGCTAGCGAAGCTTGTATAACGCCTCTTATGTTAGCTGGTTTTACTAATCTTAATGCTTTATCTTTAAAAAATAATCCTAAACGTGCTTCTATACCTTTTGATAAAGAAAGAGATGGTTTTGTTATGGGAGAAGGTACTGGAATTTTAATATTAGAAGAACTTGAACATGCACTGAAAAGAAATGCAAAAATATATGGTGAAGTAGTTGGATATGGTTTTACATGTGATGCTTATCATCTAACTGCTCCCACTCCTGATAGTGAAAGTAAAGCAAAAGCAATGGAGTTAGCAATAAAAGATGCAAATATAAACCCTAAAGACATTTCTTATATCAATGCACATGGAACTTCAACTCCTTATAATGACAAGTTGGAAACAAAAGCCATTAAAATGGTATTCAAAGATTATGCTTATAAAATTCCTATAAGCTCAACTAAATCTATGATTGGCCATTTATTAGGAGCATCAGGAGCTGTAGAAGCTATAGCATGTATAAAATCTTTAGAAGATAACCATATTCATGCTACTATTGGATATAAAGTTAAAGATAAAGAATGTGACCTTGATTATGTAGTAAATAATGGACGAAATGTAAACCTTAGTTATATTTTATCAAATTCATTTGGATTTGGTGGACATAACGCTTCAATCATATTTAAAAAATGGGAAAATAATAATTATTAA
- a CDS encoding acyl carrier protein, whose product MIFENVKNLIIDVMGIPEDEILLKSHLYDELDADSLDISQIIIALENKFKINIENEEIAEFKTVEDIVRNIESKLNL is encoded by the coding sequence ATGATATTTGAAAATGTAAAAAATCTAATTATTGATGTAATGGGAATTCCTGAAGATGAGATTTTATTAAAAAGTCATTTATATGATGAGTTAGATGCTGATTCTTTAGATATATCTCAAATTATTATTGCTTTAGAAAACAAATTTAAAATTAATATTGAGAATGAAGAAATTGCAGAATTTAAAACAGTTGAAGATATTGTTAGAAATATCGAAAGTAAACTCAACTTGTAA
- the bioF gene encoding 8-amino-7-oxononanoate synthase translates to MENIFNSMLSSLKEKGLYRGDFKYLNSEQASKVKINNKEVILLGSNNYLGLCNDIRLKEAVIDTVNKYGFGSGGSRLTTGSYDLHRKLEEKIAHFKGVEASLVFSTGYMANVGIISSLCDRKWVIFSDRSNHASIIDGCLLSGAKLVRYKHCDMDDLERKIRENKGKYNLIVTDGVFSMDGDVAPLPNIIKLAKKYEIVTMVDDAHGVGILGENGSGTAKYFKLSDQIDIQMGTLSKAIGSIGGYVAGKKYFIDYFRNIARSFIFSTALPPAAIAASIKAIEIIEKDKFRRKHLLKMADWFKNKLIEAGFQVTRTITPIIPVIVGDSKNTVKLSESLLEEGIYVPAIRPPTVPSGTSRLRISLMATHTYDDLRYVIDVIKFHGKRLGIIEG, encoded by the coding sequence ATGGAAAATATTTTTAATAGTATGCTATCTTCTTTGAAAGAAAAAGGATTATATAGAGGAGATTTTAAATATTTAAATTCAGAGCAGGCTTCTAAAGTGAAGATTAATAATAAAGAAGTTATTTTATTAGGTTCAAATAATTATTTAGGACTTTGTAATGATATTCGTTTGAAAGAAGCTGTTATAGATACAGTAAATAAATATGGATTTGGTTCTGGGGGCTCACGATTAACGACAGGGTCTTATGATTTACACAGGAAGTTAGAAGAAAAAATTGCTCATTTTAAAGGGGTAGAAGCTAGTTTGGTTTTTAGTACTGGCTATATGGCAAATGTAGGGATAATCTCATCTCTTTGTGATAGAAAATGGGTTATTTTTTCAGATAGAAGTAATCATGCTAGTATTATTGATGGCTGTTTACTAAGTGGTGCAAAACTTGTTAGATATAAACATTGTGATATGGATGACCTTGAGCGAAAAATACGAGAAAATAAAGGTAAATATAATTTGATTGTAACAGATGGGGTTTTTAGCATGGATGGAGATGTAGCACCATTACCCAATATTATAAAACTGGCAAAAAAGTATGAAATAGTTACAATGGTTGATGATGCTCATGGAGTGGGTATTCTAGGAGAAAACGGTTCAGGTACTGCAAAATATTTTAAGCTTAGTGACCAGATAGATATACAAATGGGAACATTGAGTAAAGCTATAGGTTCTATTGGAGGATATGTGGCAGGAAAGAAATATTTTATTGATTATTTTAGAAATATTGCTAGAAGTTTTATTTTTTCAACAGCATTGCCTCCAGCAGCTATTGCAGCATCTATTAAAGCTATTGAAATTATTGAAAAAGACAAATTTAGAAGAAAACATCTCTTAAAAATGGCTGATTGGTTTAAAAATAAACTTATTGAGGCAGGATTTCAGGTTACAAGAACTATTACACCTATCATACCGGTGATTGTAGGAGATTCAAAAAATACAGTGAAGCTTAGTGAAAGTTTATTAGAGGAAGGAATTTATGTACCAGCTATAAGACCGCCTACAGTACCAAGTGGAACTAGCAGGTTGAGAATTTCATTGATGGCTACTCATACTTATGATGATTTGAGATATGTAATAGATGTAATTAAATTTCATGGAAAAAGGTTAGGGATTATTGAAGGATGA
- a CDS encoding alpha/beta fold hydrolase, with protein MKNYLIILSGWAVHQFVWIPICNLLKEDYEIIIIDWNDVVLLNGFKQKVITVLKERNICKFSILGWSLGSLVAIEVATSCSFQIDKMILISGTSKFVQNQADNYNIGWHRKILDRMIYMLKKYPEETLRKFYKNLFSKEELKNGYYNCFIEKSPLFDKKGSIESLILGLKYLRFKDLKDKISDLNMSVLLIHGDEDIICPIEASEYIKINLNKSSRLVPFIKTGHMPFYTKPNQCYEVIKNFMLDGEII; from the coding sequence ATGAAAAACTATTTAATAATATTATCAGGTTGGGCAGTTCATCAGTTTGTATGGATACCCATTTGTAATTTGTTAAAAGAAGATTATGAAATAATTATTATAGATTGGAATGATGTTGTTCTATTAAATGGATTTAAACAAAAAGTTATTACTGTTCTAAAAGAAAGGAATATCTGTAAGTTTTCAATTTTAGGGTGGTCTTTAGGTTCTTTGGTAGCGATAGAAGTAGCAACTAGTTGTTCTTTTCAGATTGATAAAATGATTTTGATTAGTGGTACAAGTAAATTTGTGCAAAATCAAGCAGATAACTACAATATTGGATGGCACAGAAAAATTCTCGATAGAATGATTTATATGTTAAAAAAGTATCCTGAAGAAACTTTAAGAAAATTTTATAAAAATCTTTTTAGTAAAGAAGAATTGAAAAATGGTTACTATAATTGTTTTATTGAAAAATCACCTCTTTTTGATAAAAAGGGTTCAATAGAGTCTTTAATTTTAGGATTAAAGTATTTAAGATTTAAAGATTTAAAAGACAAAATTAGTGATTTAAATATGTCAGTATTATTGATACATGGTGATGAAGATATAATTTGTCCTATTGAGGCTTCTGAATATATAAAGATTAATTTAAATAAATCATCTAGATTAGTGCCATTTATTAAAACCGGACATATGCCGTTTTATACAAAACCAAATCAATGTTATGAAGTTATTAAAAATTTTATGTTGGATGGAGAGATAATATAA
- the bioC gene encoding malonyl-ACP O-methyltransferase BioC, with protein sequence MIDKEKLKRRFSRNVKNYNKYANVQKKMGDNLINHIKNDNLHIKKILEIGCGTGYLTKKLINNFSSAQITAVDIAPGMIEYVKSNIKYNNVSFICGDIEEIDLSGKYDLIISNATFQWFNYLEKTIDKLIGLLNINGILCFSTFGKYTFKELGEAFNKAKNILKVSEKVSPSQSFYSSKELFDICNNINRNNLKDIEIDLLETYEYEYFNCCTDFLYSVKKIGANNSQRGRNITTPDFIKKVIDIYDRDYQKNGKVVATYHILYVYIKLIHDYKANI encoded by the coding sequence ATGATTGATAAAGAAAAACTAAAAAGAAGATTTAGTAGAAATGTTAAGAATTATAATAAATATGCCAATGTACAAAAAAAGATGGGCGATAATCTAATTAATCATATTAAAAATGATAATTTACATATAAAAAAAATATTGGAAATTGGCTGTGGAACAGGTTATCTTACTAAAAAGTTGATAAATAATTTTTCAAGTGCACAAATTACTGCAGTAGATATTGCACCGGGTATGATTGAGTATGTGAAATCCAATATAAAATATAACAATGTAAGTTTTATTTGTGGAGATATTGAAGAAATAGATTTAAGTGGTAAATATGATTTGATTATATCGAATGCAACTTTTCAATGGTTTAATTATTTAGAAAAGACAATTGATAAATTGATTGGATTGCTTAATATAAATGGTATTTTATGTTTTTCAACATTTGGTAAATATACATTTAAAGAGTTGGGCGAAGCTTTTAATAAGGCAAAGAATATACTAAAAGTAAGTGAGAAAGTTTCGCCTAGTCAATCCTTTTATTCTTCAAAAGAGCTGTTTGATATATGTAACAATATAAATAGAAATAATTTAAAAGATATAGAGATTGATTTATTAGAAACTTATGAATATGAATATTTTAACTGTTGTACAGATTTTTTGTATTCAGTAAAAAAAATAGGTGCTAATAATAGTCAAAGAGGAAGAAACATAACTACTCCTGATTTTATAAAAAAAGTTATTGATATTTATGATAGAGATTATCAAAAAAATGGTAAAGTTGTAGCAACTTATCATATATTATACGTATATATAAAGCTTATTCATGACTATAAAGCAAATATTTGA
- the potA gene encoding spermidine/putrescine ABC transporter ATP-binding protein: protein MKVNILELINVYKDYEGHRALSNINLYVRKNEFITLLGPSGCGKTTTLRLIAGFEHPTSGEILFEGKNIADLPPYKRKVNTVFQKYALFPHLNIYENIAFGLKIKKMDKKVIDKKVKEILSLVNLQGFEKRSVDSLSGGQQQRIAIARALVNEPEVLLLDEPLGALDLKLRKEMQIELKKMQQKLGITFVFVTHDQEEALTMSDTIVVMKDGEIQQIGTPEDIYNEPKNAFVAEFIGESTIIDGIMHEDYLVEFAGKKFKCLDSGFAKNEAVDVVIRPEDIKVVDVKEGMLIGLVKSVIFKGVHYEIIVATNTNTFKIHSTKMAPIGERVGLIIEPNDIHIMKKERGRVEG from the coding sequence TTGAAGGTGAATATACTTGAATTAATTAATGTCTATAAAGATTATGAAGGACACAGAGCTTTAAGTAACATAAATTTGTATGTGCGAAAAAATGAATTCATAACATTACTTGGACCAAGTGGCTGTGGAAAGACTACAACGCTTAGACTTATTGCAGGTTTTGAACATCCTACATCTGGAGAAATTTTATTTGAAGGAAAGAACATAGCAGATCTTCCGCCTTATAAAAGAAAAGTAAATACAGTATTTCAAAAATATGCTCTTTTTCCCCATTTGAATATTTATGAAAATATTGCTTTTGGATTAAAAATAAAGAAAATGGACAAAAAAGTTATAGATAAAAAAGTAAAAGAAATATTATCTTTAGTAAATTTACAAGGTTTTGAAAAGAGGTCAGTAGATTCTTTAAGTGGAGGACAGCAGCAGAGAATTGCTATTGCAAGGGCTTTAGTTAATGAACCGGAGGTACTTTTATTAGACGAGCCTTTAGGAGCACTTGATTTGAAGCTTAGAAAAGAAATGCAGATTGAACTTAAAAAAATGCAGCAAAAATTAGGGATAACATTTGTTTTTGTTACTCATGATCAAGAAGAAGCACTTACTATGTCTGATACTATAGTAGTTATGAAAGATGGAGAAATACAGCAAATAGGTACTCCTGAAGATATATATAATGAACCTAAAAACGCATTTGTTGCAGAGTTTATTGGTGAAAGTACTATAATCGATGGGATTATGCATGAAGATTATTTAGTTGAATTTGCAGGTAAAAAATTTAAATGTCTAGATAGTGGTTTTGCTAAAAATGAAGCAGTAGATGTAGTTATTCGTCCTGAAGACATTAAAGTAGTAGATGTAAAAGAAGGAATGTTGATAGGATTAGTTAAATCTGTAATATTTAAAGGAGTTCATTATGAGATTATAGTAGCTACAAATACTAATACTTTTAAGATACATAGTACTAAAATGGCACCGATAGGAGAAAGAGTAGGTCTTATAATAG